One Stenotrophomonas oahuensis genomic region harbors:
- a CDS encoding DUF1801 domain-containing protein encodes MATSGTRKASRSSSSAPVAGKVRLLAGDNPQIAKGEGDGPVQAYLDAIPGWKQARARQLDALITANVPKVSKAVKWNSPWYGVEGQGWFLSFHCISKYLKVAFFKGTSLDPVPPVESKQQEVRYLHVFEDEPLDEAQFVAWVKQASKLPGA; translated from the coding sequence ATGGCAACGAGCGGCACCCGCAAGGCCTCGCGTTCATCAAGTTCTGCACCTGTCGCCGGCAAGGTACGCCTGCTGGCGGGCGACAACCCGCAGATTGCCAAGGGGGAGGGCGACGGTCCTGTCCAGGCGTATCTGGATGCGATCCCCGGCTGGAAACAGGCGCGCGCCCGGCAACTGGATGCGCTGATTACCGCCAATGTGCCGAAGGTAAGCAAGGCGGTGAAGTGGAACTCACCGTGGTACGGCGTGGAGGGGCAGGGCTGGTTCCTGTCGTTTCACTGCATCAGCAAGTACTTGAAGGTGGCGTTCTTCAAAGGTACGTCGCTGGATCCTGTGCCGCCGGTGGAATCCAAGCAGCAGGAAGTGCGCTACCTGCACGTATTCGAGGATGAACCGCTGGACGAGGCGCAGTTCGTAGCCTGGGTGAAGCAGGCCAGCAAACTACCCGGCGCGTAG
- a CDS encoding DUF1801 domain-containing protein — MSTRITEITNKIESLDDWRGTTLAHVRDLIHTAVPDVLEEVKWRGVPVWSHGGILCTGESYKKAVKLTFAQGASLPDPKGLFNASLDGNTRRAIDLHEGDTLDATAFKALIRAAVKHNQK, encoded by the coding sequence ATGAGCACACGAATCACCGAGATCACCAACAAGATCGAAAGTCTGGACGACTGGCGCGGCACCACCCTGGCCCACGTGCGTGATCTCATCCACACCGCCGTCCCCGACGTGCTGGAAGAGGTCAAATGGCGCGGCGTACCTGTGTGGTCGCACGGCGGCATTCTGTGCACCGGCGAGTCGTACAAGAAGGCCGTGAAGCTGACCTTCGCCCAGGGGGCATCGCTGCCGGATCCCAAGGGCCTGTTCAACGCCAGCCTCGACGGCAATACCCGTCGCGCCATTGACCTGCACGAGGGCGACACGCTGGATGCCACGGCCTTCAAGGCCTTGATTCGGGCGGCGGTGAAGCACAACCAGAAATGA
- a CDS encoding metallophosphoesterase — protein MLSVVGLLLALYVVWCVIWPLKLSLSLRGPLGLLVIALALHHRIVARFAGTMASPEIPKAAIAVLATGFTALLLLALVLIVLDVALLAARLLRAPRAMSALRRPWLRPSVGLAALLLSAYGISQGMAVPKVRHVDVAIEDLPTAFEGYRVLQLTDIHASRLLTGEWVAKVVAESNAQQPDLVVITGDLVDGSVAARANDVRPLGVLKAPDGVIAITGNHEYYGQYAQWMPAFRKLGMQVLENSHTVIRRDGAQLTIAGVTDPVAARYGLPMPDLDKALAGADPTAPVILLDHRPNQARANAAKGVALQLSGHTHGGHIVGMDQLVKRANGGFVSGGYAVDGMTLYVSNGAGLWPGFAARIGVPSEITVFTLRRRVAPEGE, from the coding sequence GTGCTGAGTGTTGTTGGTTTGCTGCTTGCGTTGTACGTGGTGTGGTGTGTCATCTGGCCCCTGAAGCTGTCCCTGTCGCTGCGCGGCCCGTTAGGGCTGCTGGTCATCGCCCTGGCCCTGCACCACCGTATCGTGGCCCGTTTTGCCGGCACCATGGCCTCGCCGGAAATTCCCAAAGCCGCCATTGCCGTGCTGGCCACCGGCTTCACCGCGCTGCTGCTGCTTGCACTGGTGCTGATCGTGCTGGACGTCGCCTTGCTGGCGGCCCGCCTGCTGCGGGCCCCGCGTGCGATGAGTGCGCTGCGCCGACCCTGGCTGCGACCGTCAGTGGGACTGGCCGCCCTGCTGCTGTCGGCCTACGGCATCAGCCAGGGCATGGCGGTGCCTAAAGTGCGCCACGTCGATGTCGCCATTGAGGATCTGCCCACTGCGTTTGAGGGTTATCGCGTGCTGCAGCTCACCGACATCCATGCCAGCCGCCTGCTCACAGGCGAGTGGGTGGCCAAGGTGGTCGCTGAAAGCAATGCGCAGCAGCCCGACCTGGTGGTGATCACCGGTGACCTGGTGGATGGAAGTGTGGCCGCACGTGCCAATGACGTGCGACCGCTGGGTGTGCTCAAGGCTCCCGACGGCGTCATCGCCATCACCGGCAACCATGAGTACTACGGCCAGTACGCGCAGTGGATGCCGGCGTTCCGCAAGCTGGGTATGCAGGTGCTTGAGAACAGCCACACCGTGATCCGTCGCGACGGTGCGCAGCTGACCATCGCCGGCGTCACCGACCCGGTCGCCGCACGCTATGGGTTGCCCATGCCCGACCTGGACAAGGCACTGGCCGGTGCCGATCCGACCGCACCGGTGATCCTGCTCGACCACCGCCCGAACCAGGCGCGTGCCAATGCCGCCAAGGGTGTCGCGCTGCAGCTGTCCGGGCATACCCATGGCGGGCATATCGTGGGCATGGACCAGCTGGTGAAGCGTGCAAACGGCGGCTTCGTGTCCGGCGGCTACGCGGTGGACGGCATGACCCTGTATGTGAGCAACGGGGCCGGGTTGTGGCCCGGCTTTGCAGCGCGCATCGGTGTGCCGTCGGAGATCACCGTGTTCACCCTGCGGCGACGGGTAGCCCCCGAAGGCGAATGA
- a CDS encoding DUF2867 domain-containing protein produces MPGVTRMDRSFPGISLPSQGGGSPVEVTLITQLGIGAGDQLVRDAGVRQSAHPSFIDALDEPSARLGGMHMAQQDPSSLYSFAVGPQGHPFHRHAGPRMFTAVSGSGGAQLRFSTASDAQLEADPAAFLHALRFIDVPPDCLFTVRFGSGTWHQFVSKRAPHPALFALSCHANDHTGPLSEAQRARVEADNADIPSLTDTLPPHLQALLAQTDPHSVPSVSLSLHAPARSWAGRLCAATRDPIGRLRTALHGLRPIRGYVSRPPQRHPVTHHRGAPQDSLLQPQLPEGWHHQDYVSLTLPAHALPGRSARRTLETVLDGFMLNPPAGVGQLMAVRNVLVAPLRLRTSPLGCPVSSLLSEDRSQVFAGRFPVLGQQVDSEDRSAEVLLGADDRHLRFRSCVRVERLDDGQVRVSLGTRVRTHNAFGRFYMAMIDRTHRRYISPALLRMAVAHALAPELTGVSGAATQGVALRGIVGVR; encoded by the coding sequence ATGCCCGGAGTGACCCGCATGGACCGTTCATTCCCCGGCATCAGCCTGCCCTCCCAGGGCGGTGGCAGCCCGGTCGAAGTCACCCTGATCACCCAGCTGGGGATCGGAGCCGGCGACCAGCTGGTCCGCGACGCGGGCGTGCGCCAATCCGCGCATCCGAGTTTCATCGACGCCCTCGACGAGCCATCGGCGCGGCTGGGCGGCATGCATATGGCGCAGCAGGATCCATCCTCGCTGTACTCGTTCGCGGTGGGGCCGCAGGGCCATCCGTTCCACCGCCACGCCGGTCCGCGCATGTTCACCGCCGTATCCGGCAGCGGCGGCGCGCAGCTGCGCTTTTCCACTGCGTCGGATGCGCAGCTGGAAGCTGACCCCGCCGCGTTCCTGCATGCCCTGCGCTTCATCGATGTGCCGCCGGACTGCCTGTTCACGGTGCGCTTCGGCAGCGGCACCTGGCATCAGTTCGTCTCAAAGCGCGCACCGCATCCGGCCCTGTTCGCCTTGTCGTGCCATGCCAACGATCACACCGGCCCGCTCAGCGAGGCGCAGCGCGCGCGGGTGGAGGCCGACAATGCCGACATTCCCAGCCTGACCGACACGCTGCCGCCGCACCTGCAGGCGCTGCTGGCGCAGACCGACCCGCACAGCGTGCCCAGCGTGAGCCTGTCATTACATGCGCCGGCGCGTTCCTGGGCCGGCCGGCTGTGCGCTGCGACCCGCGACCCGATCGGCCGCCTGCGTACCGCGCTGCATGGGCTACGCCCGATCCGCGGTTATGTCAGTCGCCCGCCGCAGCGCCACCCGGTCACCCACCACCGCGGCGCACCGCAGGATTCGCTGCTGCAGCCGCAGTTGCCCGAGGGCTGGCACCACCAGGATTACGTATCACTGACCTTGCCCGCCCATGCGCTGCCCGGCCGCTCGGCGCGCCGTACGCTGGAAACGGTGCTGGACGGCTTCATGCTCAATCCGCCCGCCGGCGTGGGCCAGCTGATGGCCGTGCGCAACGTGCTGGTCGCCCCGCTGCGGTTGCGCACCTCGCCACTGGGATGCCCGGTGTCGTCGCTGCTTTCCGAAGACCGCAGCCAGGTGTTCGCCGGCCGTTTCCCGGTGCTGGGCCAGCAGGTGGACAGCGAAGATCGCAGTGCGGAAGTGCTGCTGGGCGCGGATGACCGCCACCTGCGGTTCCGTTCGTGCGTGCGGGTGGAGCGGCTGGACGATGGTCAGGTGCGGGTTTCGCTGGGTACGCGGGTGCGTACGCACAATGCGTTCGGGCGCTTCTACATGGCAATGATCGACCGCACCCACCGCCGCTATATCAGCCCGGCCCTGCTGCGCATGGCCGTGGCGCATGCGCTGGCACCGGAACTGACCGGGGTGTCCGGTGCAGCCACGCAGGGCGTGGCTCTACGCGGGATTGTGGGCGTTCGGTAA
- a CDS encoding ArsR/SmtB family transcription factor, with product MDRIFEALASSARRQILAYLSGGELSAGELGERFDFSKPALSSHLRILEEAGLIEREKRGQFVYFRQVPERLTNTLFSWAAEVCPVGGPLQRESRARARSRKTPAEG from the coding sequence GTGGACCGTATCTTCGAAGCCCTTGCCTCCAGTGCCCGCCGCCAGATCCTGGCCTACCTCAGCGGAGGCGAACTGAGCGCGGGCGAGCTGGGCGAACGCTTCGATTTCAGCAAGCCGGCGCTGTCCAGCCACCTGCGCATCCTCGAGGAAGCCGGGCTGATCGAGCGCGAGAAGCGCGGCCAGTTCGTCTATTTCCGCCAGGTGCCCGAGCGCCTGACCAACACGCTGTTCAGCTGGGCCGCGGAAGTGTGCCCGGTGGGCGGCCCCCTGCAGCGCGAAAGCCGCGCCCGCGCCCGTTCCCGCAAGACCCCTGCCGAAGGCTGA
- a CDS encoding RNA polymerase sigma factor yields MAEQARRRLARMFEDHAPVLRGFFVRRGARQDAEDLVQETYLRLLRAHEGAGEPIANPEAYLFTVAQNLVREQAARRRWSTLPIDEIEQLGQGLASGECVEDAAEREQRRQHLQTLLASLPEHTRAVLVMQYRDGLSYKQIAERLGVSPHMVKKHVVRGLSVCRRAMAEPVALR; encoded by the coding sequence GTGGCCGAACAGGCAAGACGGCGCCTGGCACGCATGTTCGAAGATCACGCGCCGGTGCTGCGCGGCTTCTTCGTGCGCCGTGGCGCGCGCCAGGACGCGGAAGACCTGGTGCAGGAGACCTACCTGCGCCTGCTGCGTGCGCATGAGGGCGCAGGCGAACCCATTGCCAATCCCGAGGCGTACCTGTTCACCGTCGCGCAGAACCTGGTGCGCGAGCAGGCCGCCCGGCGGCGCTGGTCGACCCTGCCCATCGACGAGATCGAACAACTGGGCCAAGGACTGGCCAGCGGGGAATGCGTGGAAGACGCCGCCGAACGCGAACAGCGCCGCCAGCACCTGCAGACGTTGCTGGCCAGCCTGCCCGAGCACACTCGCGCGGTGTTGGTGATGCAGTACCGCGATGGGCTGAGCTACAAGCAGATTGCCGAGCGCCTGGGCGTCTCGCCGCATATGGTCAAGAAGCATGTGGTGCGGGGCCTGTCGGTGTGCCGCCGGGCGATGGCCGAGCCGGTGGCACTGCGATGA
- a CDS encoding FecR family protein translates to MSEPTEHPSALTQTAAHWHALQRQGTVSAAQQRAFMQWLVASPEHLREYMAISEVAGALGDALRDMPIDLDALVAAPAAPENTHNVVQLSPRRTAATTVPVRQRRWLPRVAVAASIVLALGWGTTLALPRTDHFVAEHGAPRQITLQDGTVLHLDAESEVSVRITLLARRVELERGQASFVVAPDRRPFAVHAAGLQVTDIGTTFDVSLLREQARIGVSEGRVHVRGDGGRGRMLADLGVGQAAQVDYRDQRVQISNEDAASMTAWWHGRAVFRDEPLRDVADRFNRRNAVRLHVSDEAGALRLTGNLRVDDLASLRAFLDQQPALITERQVDGIHVRVRARSAAAL, encoded by the coding sequence ATGAGCGAGCCTACCGAGCATCCGTCGGCGCTGACCCAGACTGCTGCGCACTGGCATGCGCTGCAGCGGCAGGGCACGGTGAGTGCCGCTCAGCAGCGCGCCTTCATGCAGTGGCTGGTGGCTTCACCCGAGCACCTGCGCGAGTACATGGCGATCAGCGAGGTGGCGGGCGCGCTGGGCGACGCGCTGCGTGACATGCCGATCGATCTGGACGCGTTGGTCGCTGCGCCCGCCGCACCGGAGAACACGCACAACGTGGTGCAGCTCTCCCCGCGCCGAACCGCCGCCACAACCGTGCCAGTAAGGCAGCGTCGCTGGCTGCCGCGCGTTGCCGTGGCCGCCAGCATCGTGCTGGCGCTGGGGTGGGGAACCACGTTGGCGCTGCCGCGCACCGACCACTTCGTGGCTGAGCACGGCGCGCCGCGCCAGATCACGCTTCAGGATGGCACCGTGCTGCACCTGGATGCGGAAAGCGAGGTGTCCGTGCGGATCACGCTGTTGGCGCGCCGGGTAGAGCTTGAGCGTGGGCAGGCCAGTTTCGTGGTCGCGCCGGACCGCCGGCCCTTCGCGGTGCATGCGGCGGGTCTGCAGGTGACCGACATCGGCACCACGTTCGATGTCTCGCTGTTGCGCGAACAGGCGCGTATCGGGGTCAGCGAGGGGCGCGTGCACGTGCGTGGCGATGGAGGGCGAGGCCGAATGCTGGCAGACCTGGGCGTGGGCCAGGCCGCGCAGGTGGACTATCGCGACCAGCGCGTACAGATCAGCAATGAAGATGCGGCCAGCATGACCGCCTGGTGGCACGGGCGCGCGGTGTTCCGCGACGAGCCCCTGCGCGATGTCGCCGACCGCTTCAATCGCCGTAATGCCGTGCGCCTGCATGTCAGCGACGAAGCCGGTGCGCTGCGCCTCACCGGCAATCTGCGCGTGGATGACCTGGCCTCGTTGCGTGCGTTTCTGGATCAGCAGCCGGCATTGATCACCGAGCGCCAGGTCGATGGCATCCACGTGCGCGTGCGTGCCCGCAGCGCGGCGGCGCTGTAA
- a CDS encoding TonB-dependent receptor, which produces MRRTLFLSIALALQVTATAAAAEPARVASEAIASQPLDAALNALSRQTGLQFVYNAQSAGNPRTPGVPAGLSADAALSRLLAGTGLRYRYLNATTVTIEAQDSASPAPTSSALAPAGIAVTANAPQPADVAAPSGGAGAQNLETIQVTGSYSRSLEQAVDIKRATVGFSDSIVATDVADFPEQNLAEALQRVPGVTIERSKGLGTKVNVRGLPSEYTHVSINDLATASGSGGRDVEFDMFASEIIQQVTVQKSPTAADEEGGIAGSVKISTARPFDYSERKLVFSAEGAHNSISEEVDPRFAFLAADTWGDWGALVSYSQSKRTNRTDSTSGINFRPSSRFLTASGTRGTQAQSVLLRDAGVNITNRNDSDQTNRVVFQDKVGDRVYLNEQDKWGATGSLQYKPSSTFSLTFDAMVGGYDSTEDEYDAAAYSASSRSTFDTIHEYDADTLSQYGMLVLRDVSYTATQHEMLSKERINKTDYGQYSMALDWKGDSWYVDALVGYSGAEKTSDYSNLKHVAYAPSRTRWTGDSGETIPSSAPGSIDMYNASDKYLFEAYETTLEKVKDDKYAAQVNVTRLLDLAFLPALHTVKFGARYTDRSKERQYGEAKITGPTAGSAAWVNTRTLADSPLQSISDIVPGGSYSHKRLDWEQVSNEYARGAFRYDGFYTPFDPGQFYQVDEKVMSFYAMTDFAFDIGSVPFTINAGARYVDTKVDSFGFHPIQRPDGSTGYTDTPVSKDGSYDDLLPSFNMTAELSPGLLLRAAASKVMMRPALTDVAYKRTASWSSYRFTDGNPELKPTYAKQWEVGVEKYLDNGALFAASYFRKNIDGVVINSLTGMVEDVAVYNANGSLNGIYDFDVYQPVNAKGSYEVDGIELVAQMPLGMFTPWLEGFGINANYTMLDSSLAGESDLGIKTPMPGLSEKTWNFTAYYENERFDARVSYNHKDEYVESIGYNLYPIYRDAYGQMDVSIGYRITDNIKISLKGINLTNEITSGYTMDPSFPTMYEASGRRISLGLRADF; this is translated from the coding sequence ATGCGCCGCACACTGTTCCTTTCCATTGCACTTGCCCTGCAGGTCACTGCCACGGCTGCCGCCGCCGAACCTGCCCGCGTGGCCAGCGAGGCCATTGCCTCGCAGCCCCTGGACGCCGCGCTCAACGCGCTGTCGCGCCAGACCGGCCTGCAGTTCGTCTACAACGCACAGAGCGCGGGCAATCCGCGCACTCCGGGCGTGCCGGCCGGCCTCAGCGCCGACGCGGCGCTGAGCCGTCTGCTGGCCGGCACCGGCCTGCGCTACCGTTACCTCAACGCCACCACCGTGACCATCGAGGCGCAGGACAGCGCATCGCCGGCACCGACCTCCAGCGCGTTGGCACCTGCCGGCATTGCGGTGACGGCGAACGCGCCGCAGCCGGCAGACGTTGCTGCACCGTCCGGTGGAGCAGGGGCGCAGAATCTGGAAACCATCCAGGTCACTGGCAGCTACAGCCGCAGCCTGGAGCAGGCCGTGGACATCAAGCGCGCCACCGTGGGGTTCTCTGACTCGATCGTCGCCACCGACGTGGCCGACTTCCCGGAGCAGAACCTGGCCGAAGCACTGCAGCGCGTCCCCGGCGTGACCATCGAACGCAGCAAGGGTCTGGGCACCAAGGTCAACGTGCGTGGCCTTCCCTCCGAATACACCCATGTGTCGATCAACGACCTGGCCACGGCCTCGGGCAGCGGCGGTCGTGATGTGGAATTTGACATGTTCGCCTCGGAAATCATCCAGCAGGTGACCGTGCAGAAGTCCCCGACCGCAGCAGACGAGGAGGGCGGCATCGCCGGCTCGGTGAAGATTTCCACCGCGCGCCCGTTCGATTACAGCGAGCGCAAGCTGGTGTTCTCCGCCGAAGGTGCGCACAACAGCATCTCCGAGGAAGTCGATCCGCGCTTTGCGTTTCTCGCCGCCGATACCTGGGGCGACTGGGGCGCGCTGGTGTCGTACTCGCAGTCCAAGCGCACCAACCGCACTGACTCTACCTCGGGCATAAATTTTCGTCCGTCCTCGCGCTTCCTGACCGCGTCGGGCACCCGCGGCACCCAGGCCCAGTCCGTGCTGCTGCGCGATGCCGGGGTCAACATCACCAACCGCAACGATTCGGACCAGACCAACCGCGTGGTGTTCCAGGACAAGGTCGGTGACCGCGTGTATCTGAACGAGCAGGACAAATGGGGTGCCACCGGCTCGCTGCAGTACAAGCCCAGCAGCACCTTCAGCCTGACCTTTGATGCCATGGTCGGTGGCTACGACAGCACCGAGGACGAGTACGACGCCGCCGCTTACTCGGCGTCCAGCCGCAGCACCTTCGACACCATCCACGAGTACGATGCCGACACGCTGTCCCAGTACGGCATGTTGGTGCTGCGTGATGTGTCCTACACCGCCACCCAGCACGAAATGCTGAGCAAGGAACGCATCAACAAGACTGACTACGGCCAGTACAGCATGGCCTTGGACTGGAAGGGCGACAGCTGGTACGTCGACGCGCTGGTGGGCTATTCGGGCGCAGAGAAGACCTCGGACTACTCGAACCTCAAGCACGTGGCCTATGCGCCGTCGCGTACGCGCTGGACCGGCGACAGCGGCGAGACGATTCCCAGCAGTGCTCCGGGCAGCATCGACATGTACAACGCGTCGGACAAGTATCTGTTTGAAGCCTATGAAACCACGCTGGAGAAGGTGAAGGACGACAAGTACGCCGCCCAGGTCAACGTGACCCGTCTGCTGGACCTGGCCTTCCTGCCGGCGCTGCACACGGTGAAGTTCGGTGCGCGCTACACCGACCGCTCCAAGGAGCGCCAGTATGGCGAGGCCAAGATCACCGGTCCGACCGCCGGCAGTGCCGCCTGGGTGAACACCCGCACCCTGGCCGACAGCCCGTTGCAGTCGATCAGCGACATCGTTCCGGGCGGCAGCTATTCGCACAAGCGCCTGGACTGGGAGCAGGTCTCCAATGAGTACGCACGCGGTGCGTTCCGTTACGACGGCTTCTACACCCCGTTCGACCCCGGCCAGTTCTACCAGGTTGATGAGAAGGTGATGAGCTTCTACGCCATGACCGACTTCGCCTTCGACATCGGCAGCGTGCCATTCACCATCAACGCCGGTGCCCGCTACGTGGACACCAAGGTCGACTCGTTCGGCTTCCACCCGATCCAGCGTCCGGACGGCAGCACCGGCTACACCGACACGCCGGTCTCCAAGGATGGCAGCTACGATGACCTGCTGCCCAGCTTCAACATGACCGCCGAACTGTCGCCCGGCCTGTTGCTGCGTGCTGCCGCCTCGAAGGTGATGATGCGCCCGGCACTGACCGACGTGGCTTACAAGCGTACCGCCAGCTGGAGCTCGTACCGCTTCACCGACGGCAACCCGGAGCTGAAGCCGACCTACGCCAAGCAGTGGGAAGTGGGCGTGGAAAAGTACCTGGACAACGGCGCGCTGTTCGCAGCCAGCTATTTCCGCAAGAACATCGACGGCGTGGTGATCAACTCGCTGACCGGCATGGTCGAGGACGTGGCCGTGTACAACGCCAATGGCAGCCTCAACGGCATCTACGACTTCGACGTGTACCAGCCGGTCAATGCCAAGGGCTCCTATGAAGTCGACGGTATCGAGCTGGTCGCGCAGATGCCGCTGGGCATGTTCACGCCCTGGCTGGAAGGCTTCGGCATCAATGCCAACTACACCATGCTGGACAGCTCGCTGGCCGGCGAATCCGACCTGGGCATCAAGACCCCGATGCCGGGCCTGTCGGAGAAGACCTGGAACTTCACCGCGTACTACGAGAACGAGCGCTTCGACGCCCGCGTCTCGTACAACCACAAGGACGAGTACGTCGAGTCGATCGGCTACAACCTGTACCCGATCTACCGCGACGCCTATGGCCAGATGGATGTTTCCATCGGCTACCGCATCACCGACAACATCAAGATCAGCCTGAAGGGCATCAACCTCACCAACGAGATCACCAGCGGCTACACCATGGATCCGTCGTTCCCGACCATGTACGAAGCGTCGGGTCGCCGTATCAGCCTGGGCCTGCGCGCCGACTTCTGA
- a CDS encoding pyridoxamine 5'-phosphate oxidase family protein, giving the protein MTTLTLPELAKKMAHIDFCLLHTHADEREIAARPMSNNGDVEYDGDSWFFTLESADMVGEIMREPKVALSFTGSKSLLGKPPLFVTVQGRGMVIRSTTLMEEHWVSDLKRWFEQGVDTPGLVLIRVSAVRIHYWDGEDEGEILR; this is encoded by the coding sequence ATGACCACGCTGACCCTGCCAGAACTGGCGAAGAAGATGGCCCACATCGACTTCTGCCTGCTGCATACGCACGCTGACGAGCGCGAGATCGCCGCGCGTCCGATGAGTAACAACGGCGACGTCGAGTACGACGGTGACAGCTGGTTCTTCACGCTGGAAAGCGCGGACATGGTCGGCGAGATCATGCGCGAGCCGAAAGTGGCGCTGTCGTTTACCGGCAGCAAGTCCCTGCTGGGCAAGCCGCCGCTGTTCGTGACAGTGCAGGGCCGGGGCATGGTGATCCGCAGCACAACGCTGATGGAGGAGCACTGGGTGAGCGATCTGAAGCGCTGGTTCGAGCAGGGCGTCGATACGCCGGGGCTGGTGCTGATCCGGGTCAGCGCGGTGCGCATCCATTATTGGGACGGTGAAGACGAGGGTGAGATCCTGCGTTGA
- a CDS encoding MFS transporter produces MVIAGLSTVVEWYDFTLYLYLATVLSRVFFGGGEEALLVTLAGFAVSYLMRPLGALCFGSLGDRIGRRWMLLASMILMTAAMLATALLPTFASIGVSAGVLLLLLRCVMAFSVGGEYTGVVAYLLESVPPRRRGLVTSLASAASEIGALLAVGVSALTVALLSDAQLAAWGWRIPFFVGAALAGVILVARSTLHESPEFIRQREVGTVPKTPIRDTWRHHRGAVVRTFAVSALGSITYYVGITYVPAFLGSMSEVSEATALWLSTVAAVAVIVVTPLFGALSDWIGRRPLLIALAVLSALLPLGLFALMGEGGVVEIAVGAVVLAALAGGVSAVAAPATAEQFPGEGRLSGLALGVTVATAFFGGATPLLAELLVRQTGWAGAPGAMIALVAVVVLPALWTLRETRPTRDTSA; encoded by the coding sequence ATGGTCATCGCCGGGTTGTCCACGGTGGTGGAGTGGTACGACTTCACGCTGTATCTGTACCTGGCGACGGTGTTGTCGCGGGTGTTCTTCGGTGGCGGTGAGGAAGCGCTGCTGGTCACCCTGGCCGGGTTTGCGGTGTCCTACCTGATGCGCCCGCTTGGCGCGCTGTGCTTCGGCAGCCTCGGTGACCGTATCGGCCGGCGCTGGATGCTGCTGGCATCCATGATCCTGATGACGGCGGCGATGTTGGCCACCGCGTTGTTGCCGACGTTTGCCAGCATCGGTGTGAGCGCCGGCGTGTTGTTGTTGCTGCTGCGCTGTGTGATGGCGTTTTCGGTCGGTGGCGAATACACGGGCGTGGTGGCCTATCTGCTGGAAAGTGTTCCGCCCCGCCGGCGTGGTCTGGTGACCTCGCTGGCGTCCGCAGCCAGCGAAATTGGCGCGTTGTTGGCCGTCGGTGTCTCCGCACTGACCGTGGCATTGCTCAGCGATGCACAGCTGGCGGCATGGGGCTGGCGGATTCCCTTCTTCGTCGGCGCGGCCTTGGCCGGCGTGATTCTGGTGGCGCGCTCCACCCTGCATGAGTCACCGGAGTTCATCCGCCAACGCGAGGTCGGCACGGTGCCGAAGACACCCATCCGGGATACCTGGCGGCATCATCGCGGTGCGGTGGTACGCACCTTCGCGGTGTCCGCGCTCGGCTCGATCACCTACTACGTGGGTATCACCTACGTGCCTGCTTTCCTGGGTTCGATGAGCGAGGTCAGCGAGGCGACCGCCTTATGGCTGTCCACCGTGGCGGCGGTGGCGGTGATTGTCGTCACCCCGTTGTTCGGGGCCCTGTCAGACTGGATAGGGCGGCGGCCGCTCCTGATCGCGCTCGCCGTGTTGTCAGCATTGCTGCCGTTGGGCTTGTTCGCGCTGATGGGCGAGGGCGGCGTGGTGGAGATTGCCGTGGGGGCTGTGGTGCTGGCCGCGCTGGCCGGTGGCGTGAGCGCGGTCGCTGCGCCGGCCACGGCCGAGCAGTTCCCCGGCGAGGGGCGATTGAGCGGGCTGGCGCTGGGGGTCACCGTGGCCACCGCGTTCTTTGGTGGGGCGACGCCCTTGCTGGCTGAACTGCTGGTGCGCCAGACCGGCTGGGCCGGGGCACCTGGCGCGATGATCGCGCTGGTCGCGGTGGTGGTACTGCCGGCGTTGTGGACGCTGCGCGAAACCCGACCGACGCGCGACACCTCCGCGTAG